A genomic region of Fundulus heteroclitus isolate FHET01 chromosome 24, MU-UCD_Fhet_4.1, whole genome shotgun sequence contains the following coding sequences:
- the LOC105916435 gene encoding dynein light chain Tctex-type 3, with product MEEYQNGSEGSFSSEEAESIVKEGIDGVLGGDDYSQNHVNKWTATIVERCLTQLVKLGKPYKYIVTCSVMQKTGAGLHTANSCYWDTSLDGSCTVRWENRTMYCVVSVFAVAIA from the exons ATGGAGGAGTACCAGAACGGCAGCGAG GGTTCATTCAGCTCAGAGGAGGCGGAGAGCATCGTTAAGGAG GGCATCGACGGCGTGCTGGGAGGCGACGACTACAGCCAGAACCACGTGAACAAGTGGACCGCCACCATCGTGGAGCGCTGCCTCACTCAGCTCGTCAAACTGGGCAAACCCTACAAATACATCG TGACGTGTTCCGTGATGCAGAAAACCGGCGCCGGCCTCCACACGGCCAACTCCTGCTACTGGGACACCAGCCTGGACG GCAGCTGCACCGTCAGGTGGGAGAACCGCACCATGTACTGCGTGGTGAGCGTCTTCGCCGTCGCCATCGCTTAG